Proteins found in one Chthoniobacterales bacterium genomic segment:
- a CDS encoding DUF1311 domain-containing protein, with protein sequence MLAILSLCTAPLAQGQTQLEMNGQAAEGLREADDELNTTYRKLLEEYAGDEAFIASLKEAQRCWVAFRDAQLQMKYPEREPGYYGSIQPMCEADYLAELTQERTAALKVWLEGVEEGDACAGSVKTKEQTGAGESPE encoded by the coding sequence ATGCTTGCGATCCTCTCTCTCTGCACCGCCCCTCTTGCACAAGGTCAAACGCAACTCGAGATGAACGGGCAGGCAGCCGAGGGTCTCCGCGAAGCGGACGACGAACTCAACACCACCTACCGCAAACTCCTCGAGGAATACGCCGGAGACGAAGCTTTCATCGCCAGCCTCAAGGAGGCTCAGCGCTGTTGGGTGGCGTTTCGCGACGCGCAGCTGCAGATGAAATATCCCGAGCGGGAACCGGGCTACTACGGCAGCATCCAACCGATGTGCGAGGCGGATTATCTGGCGGAGCTGACCCAGGAACGCACTGCGGCGCTCAAAGTCTGGCTCGAAGGCGTGGAGGAAGGCGACGCCTGCGCCGGCTCGGTGAAGACCAAGGAGCAAACCGGCGCCGGGGAAAGCCCTGAATAG